In a single window of the Streptomyces sp. CGMCC 4.7035 genome:
- a CDS encoding ABC transporter substrate-binding protein encodes MSSFLSRRRVLATGAGAAFGLGALGANATPAAASPATSRSTAGAEETRTLDELYEAALAEGGKLVIYAGGDTPTQQDGTKAAFLKRFPDIDLTLIVDYSKYHDVRVDNQFATGTLVPDVVQLQTLQDFTRWKEQGRLLRYKPAGFSQVHDGFKDPQGAWVAIAAIAFSFMYGVAAVGSDAPHSPLDLVDPKWKGKIASSYPHDDDAVLYLYSLYAQRYGWDWVAALAAQDVRFARGSNSPGEAVRGGQKAIGVGGSGSPLTSTPVKWVLPDGHPFMAWGQRAAILKQAANPTAAKLYLNWQLSLSQQQASFNGWSVRTDVTPPAGLKPIWEYPDAHVDGFPRFMADRAAVERWKQTFALYFGEVKGDPTPGRLGLHPGA; translated from the coding sequence GTGTCCAGCTTCCTCAGCAGACGACGTGTTCTCGCCACCGGCGCCGGTGCCGCCTTCGGTCTCGGCGCGCTCGGTGCGAACGCGACCCCGGCAGCCGCCTCCCCCGCCACGTCCCGCAGCACCGCCGGGGCCGAGGAGACCAGGACGCTCGACGAGCTGTACGAGGCCGCCCTCGCGGAAGGCGGCAAGCTCGTCATCTACGCCGGCGGCGACACCCCGACCCAGCAGGACGGCACCAAGGCGGCCTTCCTGAAGCGCTTCCCCGACATCGACCTGACGCTCATCGTCGACTACAGCAAGTACCACGACGTCCGCGTGGACAACCAGTTCGCGACCGGCACCCTCGTCCCCGACGTCGTACAGTTGCAGACTCTCCAGGACTTCACGCGCTGGAAGGAGCAGGGCCGGCTGCTGCGCTACAAGCCAGCCGGGTTCTCTCAGGTCCACGACGGCTTCAAGGACCCGCAGGGCGCCTGGGTCGCCATCGCGGCGATCGCCTTCAGCTTCATGTACGGCGTCGCGGCGGTCGGTTCGGACGCGCCGCACAGCCCGCTCGATCTGGTCGACCCGAAGTGGAAGGGGAAGATCGCCTCGTCGTACCCGCACGACGACGACGCGGTCCTCTACCTCTACTCGCTGTACGCCCAGCGGTACGGCTGGGACTGGGTGGCCGCTCTCGCCGCCCAGGACGTGCGGTTCGCGCGGGGCAGCAACTCCCCCGGCGAAGCGGTCCGCGGCGGGCAGAAGGCGATCGGCGTCGGCGGTTCGGGCTCACCTCTCACGTCGACACCCGTGAAGTGGGTCCTTCCCGACGGCCACCCGTTCATGGCCTGGGGCCAGCGCGCCGCGATCCTCAAGCAGGCCGCCAACCCCACCGCGGCCAAGCTCTACCTCAACTGGCAGCTGTCACTCTCCCAGCAGCAGGCGTCCTTCAACGGCTGGTCCGTGCGCACCGACGTCACTCCTCCGGCGGGCCTGAAGCCCATCTGGGAGTACCCCGACGCTCACGTCGACGGGTTTCCCCGTTTCATGGCCGACCGCGCGGCGGTGGAGCGCTGGAAGCAGACCTTCGCCCTGTACTTCGGCGAGGTGAAGGGCGACCCCACGCCCGGCCGGCTCGGCCTGCACCCGGGCGCGTAG